Below is a genomic region from Leptolyngbya boryana PCC 6306.
CAGCTTACCGAAGCTCCGATGCAACTGACCGAAACCACGACTCAAGTGTTTTTGTCTGACTCGCAGAATCGAGCGATTATCACCTTTGATCCAACCACTCAGCAGTTGCAGTCCTCTTACAGCAGCATTGAATTTCTTCAGCTACTCGAAAAGCTGGTCAAAATAGCATTTCGTCACGTTGCGGCGACAGACGAACAGCAACAGATGGCAACTCGCTTGAAAGTTCGACTGCAAGGTGCAAAGCATCAGAAACCCGACGAACTGCTCAATTATTTGATGGGAACGCCGAGCAAGCGACGCAAAATTGAGTTTGACGATCGCTCCCATGCGGAGGGCCGATCACTACGATCGGAGTAGTGTCCTGAAGACTCTATTCAATCACTCTCCTTTTAGAAGAACCAGTTGAATTTTCCAAACTTTGGAAAATCTGGAATGATTTGCTCTGAATAAGCCGAAAATTTATAGGTGGACAAATTGTTTGATTAGTAGAGTTTTGTGTCACATCAATGGAGGTGAGCCAGGAAATAGGCGATTTGATCTGCTAAAGCGCCAGAGCCTAATGCATCAGCCTGTTGTAGTTGACCAAGAAGTGTTCTTAAATCTTGAAGTCGAGCCTGCTTCTCGATAACCCAATTGCGATCACAGTCCCAAAGTTCAGCAAGCATTTGAACCAGAAGCTCACTCTCTGTGTTCCTACTCGTAGGAATAAGATCCGAACGCTGGACTAGCATCTTGAGAAGTATCCGTCTAAGCTGTTTGTATTGACTAATTCTGCCTAGATCATAGAGGTTTTGTCTAGCCTGATAATAAGACAGTAAAACTTCTTGAAAACGTTTTAAGAAACGTACAAGCGATTGATCTGCACACGCGACACCATTCACTTGTCTTGAATCTCGTGATAGCAATTCAACCAACTTCTCCCAAGCATCGCTAATGCGACCAAGAATTCGTAAATCAGGTAGTGACCGATTCCTAAATTCAGAGAGGTAGGCTCCAATTATATCAGCTGTCCCGTTGATTAATTTACTATCATGCTCTTCGACAATAGATCCATTGGTGAAACGATAAATTAGAACATCCATGACATCACACAGTATGATGCAATCGACTAGATTCCAATCTCTGAGTGTGGAAACAAGATGATTAACCTGAGCTAGGAAATTCAGGTTGTTTGGCTCGACTACTGCATCTAGAAGGTGACTTTGAGATTCATAAAGATGAACTTGCCTATCACTGCGCCGATGATTTTCTGAGTCGCTCTGACGTTCTAAAAAGAGTTTTTCGCGATCACGCACCAGCGCAGAGATAACTTGCTTGCCCAGTGCGTCAAGAAACGTCTCGTCTTCAGCATCTTCTACTTTTACTGTCAACACAGGAATCAGTACAGCCCCGAAAAACTTCCAATCCAAAGCTTCTTCACTACGGCGGAGTAGCCGAGTAGGAACTTCTTGAATAACGGATGATAATGTTTCCGGAATCCATTCAAAGGCATTAGTAATAGATATCGACTGTAGTGTCTCATTTGCCAAGTCATCTTGCAAATTGAGCCAGGCTTCCTCAGTTTGAGGATCTTCAGAATGGCAAATTTCAGCAGCGATATCGTGAGAACGAGGAGCAATATGCGTTCCATCAGGTCTGGTCGCTTTTCTGATATATCTAGCGTAAGCCAGCATATGGGTTAGCGTGATAAGCCGAGCAACTTGAGATGCAACATTAATGAGCGATTGTGTGAGCGTATGTTTGAGTCCATAGGCCTTGAGCCACGATCTCACAAATACACTGGTATCTTCATTACGAATTCCAATCAAACAGCGAAAAGCAGCGACGCGAATTTTTCGATTCGTCTGAAGTCTCTTGATGATTTCAGGAGCAGCATGAGCAATAAATGCATTGGCATCCAGTCCATGCCGCTGATAACGATTGAAACTGTCTACAGCAAAAGGCAAATCTACAAGTGACTCTGCTAGCAATTCTAAATCAGCCTCTAATTCTTGAGTTAATTCCTGATGAGGTGGTTCTAGAACAATCGCGATCGATGCCCAAATTGTATTTCCGAAGGCTGTAAGCTCAAGTTTCTGCTTCAGACAATTAATTCGCTCCTCGTTTGTCAAGAAGCTGACTAATGAGTTATGCAGTTCTAGCGTTTTCTCTTGTTCTCCATCAATGATTTTTCGACAGGTTATTGTTGCCTGAAGATGTTGAAGATTCCACAACGGAGAATCATCTGCTTCTGAATCTCTTGGGATCTCCCCAACAAATTGTAGGCACGGATTTCCTTCGCTGTCTTCCCCTTCTTGCCAATTACTTCTTTCAAACCAAGCTCGAATCCTCAAAGCTCTACTAGCACTGACTTCTGGAATTTGAGGGAGTTGGTATGAGTCCCAATTTCCCAGTACCCGAAGCTGTGCTTCAGACGGGATCTCTCCATTAATCCATAAGCTGAGTATCCACCGTTGAAGATCAATCTTACGATATGGCAATCGCTGAAACTCAAGCAGCTTTGCTATATCGGCTTGGGAAAAGCTGCGGGCATTAACACTATCAAAACCATAATCCTGACCTCTATCAATTAGCTCAAATTCCAGCCATATCAGTAGTTGTAGGGATGAAACGAGAGGAAGGAGTGCGCCAGTCAAAAGAGAAGGATCACGTTTAGCGAGTGTTACCAATACACCAAGCATTGCAACGGTGCTGCTTCGCTCTAAGATAATCGCGATCGAATACTCTAGGTCAGTTCTAGTAGGGCGGCTGTAAAGCCATGCTTCTAGAGTCATCAAGAGACAATTCACAATTCTAGGAGAGAGTGGCAAGTTTCGATGCCAGTAGAGCGATTTTCGCTCCCCTTGAAACTGTTTATTAGTATTGCCAATGATTAAACTCAGTTCATAAGTATCCGGTTGAAGATGAGCCAGTGATCGCTCTGTTTCCAGATTCTCCTCTGATTGGTCTCTCCGCTGGTAAAGACTTTCGCAGACTTCACGATTGCGCTGCGTTGCAACCTGGCAAAGTGTATCAACTATCTCGATCGCAGCTTTCTCATCAATTTGCAATAGAGTTGTTGGGAAATAGAGGATAATAGACAGAAATCCTGTGAATTGCATCTGATGTTGAACCTTGAACGCGCCCTAAACCAAGATCGCTTGCTTCGAGCTTTGACTGGACTGAATCGTAAAGCTTTTGATGCCCTGCTGCCGAGTTTTGAGCAAGCGTATGAGGCAAGCCGCAGTGCGGCAAAGCCAGTCCGAAAACGAGCAAAGGGCGGTGGGCGCAAAGCCAGGTTGAACAGCACAGAAGCGAAGCTGTTTTACATTTTGTTCTACTTTAAATGCTACCCGACCTTTGATTTAGCCGGGATTTTGTTTGACCTTGACCGTTCTCAGACGCATGAATGGATGCATGAACTGCAACCGATTCTCGAAACTGCATTGGGGCATGAGTTAGTGTTACCCGAACGCAAGTTACGCAGCATTGACGCTTTCATGGAGATGTTTCCAGGCGTGGAACGGGTGATGATTGATGGAACTGAGCGTCCGATTCAACGCCCTCAAGATGCAGAACAGCAGACGCAAAACTACTCCGGCAAAAAGCGTCGTCATACCCGCAAGCACCTAGCGGCAGTAGACCAAACCAAACGAGTGTTGGTGTTGAGCAAAGCCTGCGAAGGAAAGCTCCACGACAAGCGCTTTGAAGCCCAAGAAGAGATTGCGTTTCATATCCCAGATGAGATTCCCATTGAAGTCGATTTGGGGTTTCAAGGCTTGCAGTCCGAGTACACGAACATTCGCATTCCGCACAAGAAACCGAGAGGGGGTGAGTTAAGCGATGAGCAGAAACAAGAAAATCGCAGTTTGAGCCAATCGCGAGTTCTCTGTGAGAATGCGTTTGCAGGCATCAAGCGTTATGGTGCGGTGAGCGCAATCTATCGCAATCGTATAAAAGATTTTGATGACCGTTTAATGCTGACTGCTGCTGGGCTCTGGAACTTTTACTTGATGGCTGCTTAATCTGATGGCAAAAAGCAGGAATCTCACAACTCTACAACTTATTCCCCAACAACTCTAATAAAGTAAGGAGGGGAGCAAAATCGAATGTACAAACATCCAGATCATGCGAACCTTCTGTACCAAGGCCATGGTCACGCCAATCATCATCCCAATCATTCTCATAGCGATAGCGTGGTGATTGAATAGTTAATGCAAGCAGTAACTCTGCTCCAAGTTGAGAATTCACAAGAATCACAGTGGTTAGGTGAAAACCATTCCGATTGAGCATAAATTCTCGGAATTCATGATTCACCTCTCCTGCTGGACCTTTTGGATGTGAAGGTTCAAGTACGCCAATACCGGGCCTAGACAGAAAGCAGGAAGTCTCTGTTGACTCTAATCGATTTGCTGGAATAATTTCTCGACCTGCTAAAGCTCTTAAAAGCCAGGTTGAGCGCTCTGGAATAATCCGAAGAGTAAAAACGATGCAGGCAAAAGCATTTGATTTGAAGTCGCCTAAATAGTAATTCTTTCTTCTGCTTAGCTCAGGGGCAGGTAATACTCCTTGTTGTCGAAGCTTGATAAGTTCAGCTAATTCTGCACTACTGATAGTGCGTGCTGTTGGATCAGGATCAGGTAACAACACTCTTTGTGCTAGATTAAGAATAAACTCGGCTACCTCTGTTCGGAGCGGAAACCTTCTCGCATCTGTACTCCAATTCAACCAAGCCTGTGCTGCCTTAAAAATAATGCAAGATTCTTCCAGAATATCGTCTGGATTCTGTGATAAAAGCCAACGCCAAGCAGGTTCCCACAACTGCGGTTTTGGAGTGCCTGTTACCTGGTCTTGTACTGCAAGCTTTGTCCGGAGCGACGTGGGTTGAGAATCATCAGCTTCATAGTGAAAAGGAGTTGTTGCGATCGCTAAAAGGCGAATAATAAACCGTTCAATAATCAGTGGTAGATGTTCACTAGGGCATTCTCCAAGAACAACGCCAGGCTGCGTACTCAGAATTGCGCCATCCAAGAAGGAGTCTAGCAGTTGCAAGTACTCTCCTTCTAGTGCCTCACATACTGTCTCTTGCCACGTTTCATGGTTTTCTGACTCTAGGACAACCTGTAAAGCAAACCATCTAACAGGCTGTGACCAAAGCGGATTCATCAGTTTTTCTACCAGATTGTTTGTCTCAATCTCCCGACGGTTGCTTCTAAGAGAATGGAATCTTGCACAGTCTCCAACGAAGCGATGAGACACGGTGACTCTTTCATCTACAACTCGAAGGCAATCTTTTCGTGTGAGAGTGCTTAGAACATCGCTCCCAATTGATGAATCAAAGTAAAGCGGCAGGTCGGGTGTAAACCTGTTTGCTAATTCTTCGGCTACCTTTATCAAAGCACGGCATGATTCGTTAAAGTTTCGATCGCCTCCAATATGATCACGCCAAAACCAGTTCAACAAATCTAGATCACTCTTGAACTTAGAGACATCAACCT
It encodes:
- a CDS encoding transposase family protein, with amino-acid sequence MLNLERALNQDRLLRALTGLNRKAFDALLPSFEQAYEASRSAAKPVRKRAKGGGRKARLNSTEAKLFYILFYFKCYPTFDLAGILFDLDRSQTHEWMHELQPILETALGHELVLPERKLRSIDAFMEMFPGVERVMIDGTERPIQRPQDAEQQTQNYSGKKRRHTRKHLAAVDQTKRVLVLSKACEGKLHDKRFEAQEEIAFHIPDEIPIEVDLGFQGLQSEYTNIRIPHKKPRGGELSDEQKQENRSLSQSRVLCENAFAGIKRYGAVSAIYRNRIKDFDDRLMLTAAGLWNFYLMAA
- a CDS encoding ATP-binding protein, translating into MSDRDPSSTTLDTQEFARLSQLSQLRAIWQEQQSSRAEGGLLAISGFEHQFLLALLKVVRCWKELPEAERQDLQQSQRVLTEALSDIVEIGVVVTLTQVKRTLSETMLRSALEELWEIFKLASEHIPNLLDHLRFVISGKFEGERSAEEVIQGWGTKSQNKQKPELTNFKSKVSCELVTDPRAELNNELEELCRDEDAGTTIARWLGYLLQLGSGFPPERISSFIWRELANDQGLAAFSATLARLLSQSQKRLHALRGTLGQSIALSRTELSQLQECVFSQHITLLSGPSGSGKSVLCKLAIQQCFQNFDCLFLNPADIVAFSEASDVIAGRGLRRLDELLAARVIENPILIIDDLSDVDEQSLNTVLDLIHTSLNLHTNSHIRFVLVSHPSGADRIREKLSAQFGTDLSLPVIELPQLPIQVLKLTENLPVGLADLIQRHNEFGPALNLKLLDWLIRSVQEKQVDVSKFKSDLDLLNWFWRDHIGGDRNFNESCRALIKVAEELANRFTPDLPLYFDSSIGSDVLSTLTRKDCLRVVDERVTVSHRFVGDCARFHSLRSNRREIETNNLVEKLMNPLWSQPVRWFALQVVLESENHETWQETVCEALEGEYLQLLDSFLDGAILSTQPGVVLGECPSEHLPLIIERFIIRLLAIATTPFHYEADDSQPTSLRTKLAVQDQVTGTPKPQLWEPAWRWLLSQNPDDILEESCIIFKAAQAWLNWSTDARRFPLRTEVAEFILNLAQRVLLPDPDPTARTISSAELAELIKLRQQGVLPAPELSRRKNYYLGDFKSNAFACIVFTLRIIPERSTWLLRALAGREIIPANRLESTETSCFLSRPGIGVLEPSHPKGPAGEVNHEFREFMLNRNGFHLTTVILVNSQLGAELLLALTIQSPRYRYENDWDDDWRDHGLGTEGSHDLDVCTFDFAPLLTLLELLGNKL